The following proteins are encoded in a genomic region of Fundidesulfovibrio soli:
- a CDS encoding DMT family transporter — protein sequence MFTGYALVAAAALMWGLIGPLSKFAFQAGMAPLEVAFWRAMLAWVLYAGQAVATGRLKVEPRDVPWILGFGVVCIAGLFVSYVLAVREGGAALASVLLYTAPAWVALLAWRILKEPMTRIKAIAVAATVLGVAGVSLGDGLGSSVNVAAIGLGLTAGLTYALYYIFGKAFLTRYATPTIFLYALPTGAACMVPFIDFGPRPATAWISCAVMAVCSTYGAYSLYYAGLRRIEASRAAVVASLEPVVAAVLAFILFDERFCALGYAGSALILGAVLLTILAGKR from the coding sequence ATGTTCACAGGTTACGCCCTGGTGGCCGCCGCCGCCCTGATGTGGGGACTCATCGGCCCGCTCTCCAAGTTCGCCTTCCAGGCCGGGATGGCCCCCCTGGAGGTGGCTTTCTGGCGCGCCATGCTGGCCTGGGTGCTCTACGCGGGCCAGGCGGTTGCCACGGGCCGCTTGAAGGTGGAGCCGCGCGACGTGCCCTGGATTCTGGGCTTCGGCGTGGTCTGCATCGCCGGGCTGTTCGTGAGCTACGTGCTGGCCGTGCGCGAAGGCGGCGCGGCCCTGGCCTCGGTGCTGCTCTACACAGCGCCCGCCTGGGTGGCCCTGCTGGCCTGGCGCATCCTCAAGGAGCCCATGACCCGCATCAAGGCCATCGCCGTGGCGGCCACGGTTCTGGGCGTGGCCGGGGTCAGCCTTGGCGACGGGCTGGGCTCATCCGTCAATGTGGCGGCCATCGGCCTGGGCCTCACGGCGGGCCTCACCTATGCGCTCTACTACATCTTCGGCAAGGCCTTCCTCACGCGCTACGCCACGCCCACCATCTTCCTCTACGCGCTGCCCACCGGGGCCGCCTGCATGGTTCCGTTCATCGATTTCGGCCCACGCCCGGCCACGGCCTGGATCTCCTGCGCGGTCATGGCCGTGTGCAGTACCTACGGGGCCTACTCGCTCTATTACGCGGGCCTGCGCCGCATCGAGGCCAGCCGCGCCGCCGTGGTGGCCTCCCTGGAGCCGGTGGTGGCCGCGGTGCTGGCCTTCATCCTCTTCGACGAACGCTTCTGCGCCCTGGGCTACGCCGGCTCCGCCCTGATCCTGGGCGCGGTGCTGCTGACCATCCTCGCGGGGAAACGCTGA
- a CDS encoding LysM peptidoglycan-binding domain-containing protein encodes MTRPTRLVSRLLTGSGCLLALCIMLGAAHAGPYEVRKGDTLKSFAAANNISVKDLTQANKLPSGARLKPGQIIQVPDAPALPRPDITIPGENLNSLTGQNAQGGQGYSKIEPPKPAASGKPSKRGVTVAPEFRPAVDAVTPKTDVQKEPKTYDRSAPGVSAVIHQDDKTEIRGVVNLPGGQKQPGQPDREASSPSAGVLLRRSF; translated from the coding sequence ATGACCAGACCGACCCGCCTTGTTTCCCGGCTCCTGACCGGTTCCGGCTGTCTGCTGGCCCTCTGCATCATGCTGGGTGCCGCCCATGCCGGGCCGTATGAGGTCCGCAAGGGCGACACCCTCAAGTCCTTCGCGGCCGCCAACAACATCTCCGTCAAGGATCTGACTCAAGCCAACAAGCTGCCCTCCGGAGCCAGGCTCAAGCCCGGCCAGATCATCCAGGTTCCGGACGCCCCGGCTCTGCCACGGCCCGACATCACCATCCCCGGCGAGAACCTCAACTCCCTCACCGGCCAGAACGCACAGGGCGGCCAGGGCTACTCGAAGATCGAGCCTCCGAAACCCGCCGCGTCCGGCAAGCCCTCGAAGCGCGGCGTGACCGTGGCTCCCGAGTTTCGCCCAGCCGTCGACGCAGTGACGCCCAAGACCGACGTGCAGAAAGAGCCTAAGACATATGACCGCAGCGCCCCCGGCGTCTCCGCAGTGATCCACCAGGATGACAAGACCGAAATACGCGGCGTGGTCAACCTGCCCGGCGGGCAGAAGCAGCCGGGCCAGCCGGACCGCGAGGCCTCCTCGCCTTCGGCGGGGGTGCTGCTGCGCCGCAGCTTCTGA